From the genome of Spirosomataceae bacterium TFI 002, one region includes:
- a CDS encoding succinate dehydrogenase / fumarate reductase iron-sulfur subunit, whose protein sequence is MEGNMNITLKVWRQKNNNTKGYFETHEVGGVSADMSFLEMFDVLNEQLISDNKEPIAFDHDCREGICGMCSMYINGQPHGPLKGVTTCQLHMRSFNDGDTIVVEPWRSTAFPIVKDLAVDRKAFDNIIAAGGYISVNTGNAQDANSLPIPKEDADKAFMAAACIGCGACVAACKNASAMLFVSAKVSQLALLPQGEPERQERAKHMVAQMDAEGFGSCTNTGACYAECPKEISLENIARLNREYLGASLASSEA, encoded by the coding sequence ATGGAAGGTAATATGAATATCACACTCAAAGTGTGGAGACAAAAAAATAACAATACAAAAGGTTACTTTGAAACTCACGAAGTAGGAGGTGTATCGGCCGATATGTCTTTCCTAGAAATGTTCGATGTTTTGAATGAGCAACTTATTTCTGACAACAAAGAGCCTATTGCTTTCGATCACGATTGCAGAGAGGGTATATGTGGAATGTGTTCTATGTATATCAATGGTCAACCTCATGGGCCTCTTAAAGGTGTTACAACTTGTCAGCTTCACATGAGGAGTTTTAATGACGGAGATACCATTGTAGTAGAACCTTGGAGATCAACTGCTTTCCCAATAGTTAAAGACTTAGCTGTAGACAGAAAAGCATTTGACAACATAATTGCTGCTGGTGGTTATATTTCTGTTAATACAGGAAATGCACAAGATGCAAACTCGCTTCCTATTCCTAAGGAAGATGCTGATAAAGCATTTATGGCGGCAGCTTGTATTGGTTGTGGAGCCTGTGTTGCTGCTTGTAAAAATGCTTCTGCAATGCTTTTTGTATCTGCCAAAGTTTCTCAATTGGCTCTTTTGCCACAAGGAGAGCCGGAGCGTCAAGAGCGTGCAAAACATATGGTGGCTCAAATGGATGCAGAAGGTTTTGGATCATGTACAAACACAGGTGCTTGTTATGCAGAATGTCCAAAAGAAATTTCTTTGGAAAATATCGCAAGATTAAATAGAGAATATTTAGGAGCAAGTTTAGCTTCAAGTGAGGCGTAA
- a CDS encoding Dolichyl-phosphate-mannose-protein mannosyltransferase, translating into MQYSKSKFILIGLLFVVGVILRILYFGDIPNGLQQDEASIAYETLSLIKTGADRWGISWPVYFISWGSGQNTLYAYLSMPFVWLFGNTDFAIRFLSLILGLGTILLSYKLIMKIYANQLLALFCALFFLFEPWHFMQSRWAFEGNIIPFFILWSILALLVGIEHSKDFDGSKNSKRKIIFAFAPIAFLFYCSAITLFIVPFFFIGFVILFWKEIWAQKKLFAYALGVLIVLTLPFLLFILKNNILKHDLFFEAYLPFSIPQMLDDRAVLPSSFGDIKAMFLSNLDFLKNGFDDGRGYNIITGKVSHYVLFMAIPGFLYLLFEKNRKSKLILFWAIASSIVPFLFISNLNRTATLQTAISLIIPIGIYFTIREFHSFRRNVILGILAVMIAFQSLTFYKSYFFTFPAYSHEFFEEGFEEALKESLILEKEGEKIAVTGNLIFNYVYAAYYANFDPALFHKSNWKLEQHAQVFDFGPFVMLGKLYYDVVPYPQNVEKLSKENTFLSVIRTEDSPLDFPHEILFSNERWRVMRYTPIKEID; encoded by the coding sequence ATGCAATACTCAAAATCTAAATTTATACTTATAGGCCTTCTATTTGTCGTAGGTGTCATACTTAGGATTTTGTATTTTGGAGATATTCCTAATGGATTGCAGCAAGACGAAGCATCCATTGCTTACGAGACTCTTTCGCTGATAAAAACTGGAGCAGATCGCTGGGGGATCTCTTGGCCGGTGTACTTTATCTCATGGGGGAGTGGTCAGAATACCTTGTATGCTTACTTATCCATGCCATTCGTATGGCTATTTGGAAATACTGATTTTGCAATTCGATTTTTGAGTTTGATTTTAGGGCTTGGTACTATTTTGTTGAGTTATAAGCTCATAATGAAAATCTATGCCAATCAGCTTTTAGCACTTTTCTGTGCTCTGTTTTTTCTTTTTGAGCCTTGGCATTTCATGCAATCGCGATGGGCATTTGAAGGTAATATCATTCCATTTTTTATCCTTTGGAGTATCTTAGCATTGTTAGTTGGTATTGAGCATTCCAAGGATTTTGATGGGTCAAAAAACTCAAAACGTAAAATTATTTTTGCTTTTGCTCCAATCGCTTTCTTGTTCTATTGTTCAGCGATCACATTGTTTATTGTTCCTTTCTTTTTTATTGGATTCGTGATTTTGTTTTGGAAGGAAATATGGGCACAAAAGAAGCTTTTTGCTTATGCTTTAGGAGTTTTAATCGTGCTTACGTTGCCTTTTTTGCTTTTCATATTGAAAAATAATATTCTTAAACATGATCTCTTTTTTGAGGCGTATTTGCCCTTTAGTATTCCGCAAATGCTAGATGATAGAGCAGTGTTGCCATCAAGTTTTGGAGATATTAAGGCAATGTTTTTAAGCAACTTGGATTTTTTGAAAAACGGTTTTGATGATGGAAGAGGCTATAATATCATTACTGGGAAAGTAAGTCATTATGTGCTCTTTATGGCAATACCAGGATTTTTGTATTTGCTTTTTGAAAAGAATAGAAAATCCAAACTAATACTGTTTTGGGCAATTGCATCTAGTATAGTTCCTTTTCTATTTATAAGTAACTTGAATAGGACTGCAACTTTGCAAACAGCGATTTCATTAATAATTCCTATTGGGATATACTTTACCATTCGTGAGTTTCACTCGTTTCGTAGGAATGTTATTCTAGGGATATTGGCTGTGATGATCGCTTTTCAGAGCCTTACTTTTTATAAATCTTATTTTTTTACCTTTCCAGCTTACTCACATGAGTTTTTTGAAGAAGGTTTTGAAGAAGCTTTAAAAGAATCACTTATACTCGAAAAAGAAGGTGAAAAAATAGCTGTGACGGGTAACTTGATTTTTAATTATGTTTATGCTGCTTATTACGCGAATTTTGATCCAGCACTTTTTCACAAATCTAACTGGAAGCTTGAACAGCACGCTCAAGTGTTTGACTTTGGGCCTTTTGTTATGTTAGGGAAATTGTATTATGATGTAGTTCCTTATCCTCAAAATGTAGAAAAGCTCTCCAAAGAAAATACCTTTTTGTCTGTTATTAGAACTGAAGATTCACCACTTGATTTTCCTCATGAAATCTTATTTTCGAATGAAAGGTGGAGGGTTATGCGATATACTCCTATCAAGGAAATAGATTAA
- a CDS encoding isopentenyl-diphosphate delta-isomerase: MVNLTPNPRIIVPLVNELDEIIGSGEKMDVHLKGLRHRAFSVLIFNNKGEMLIHQRALHKYHSPGLWTNACCGHPYIGEEMKTAAERRLTEEMGISCSLTYDFTFAYEAKFANGLIENEIDHVYLGTFDDTFEVNPAEVAAYKWVNTDDIKKEILSQPENFTFWFREIMNKI; the protein is encoded by the coding sequence ATGGTAAATTTAACTCCTAATCCCCGTATTATTGTTCCACTTGTAAATGAATTGGACGAAATTATTGGTTCAGGTGAAAAAATGGATGTTCACCTCAAAGGCCTACGTCACAGAGCATTTTCCGTTTTAATTTTCAATAATAAAGGTGAAATGCTGATTCATCAGAGAGCTTTACATAAATATCACTCACCTGGCTTATGGACAAATGCTTGCTGTGGGCACCCATACATAGGAGAAGAAATGAAAACTGCCGCAGAAAGAAGGTTAACTGAAGAGATGGGGATTAGCTGTTCTCTCACATACGATTTTACGTTTGCCTACGAAGCAAAATTTGCTAATGGATTGATTGAAAATGAAATTGATCATGTTTATCTCGGAACCTTCGATGACACTTTCGAAGTAAACCCTGCAGAAGTCGCTGCCTACAAATGGGTTAACACGGATGATATAAAAAAAGAAATTCTTTCTCAGCCAGAAAACTTTACCTTTTGGTTTCGCGAAATAATGAATAAAATTTAA
- a CDS encoding 2-dehydro-3-deoxy-D-arabinonate dehydratase, which produces MKIYKTSKGFVIANENEFYLSKHKSWDEFINRENLNFELQREIQKLTSDIDNRSLILDFLEAPIQNQEVWASGVTYMRSKNARMEESKDSGGGDFYDRVYDAARPELFFKATATRVVGHGDDVRIRKDSKWNVPEPELTLFTNSKGQIQGYTIGNDMSSRDIEGENPLYLPQAKTYDKSAALGPCILVPDEPIDPSTEITLEIVRGSSVVFKQSIEINQMKRGHKELVDYLFAECSFPNGCFLMTGTGIIPPDEFTLAVNDIVNIYIEGIGKLTNTVKTK; this is translated from the coding sequence ATGAAAATATATAAAACTAGTAAGGGCTTTGTAATTGCCAATGAAAACGAATTTTACTTATCAAAACATAAAAGTTGGGATGAGTTTATTAATCGTGAAAATCTAAATTTTGAATTACAAAGAGAGATTCAGAAGCTTACTTCTGATATTGATAACAGGTCATTGATTTTAGACTTTCTAGAAGCACCTATCCAGAATCAAGAGGTTTGGGCCTCTGGGGTGACTTATATGCGAAGCAAAAATGCCAGAATGGAAGAGTCGAAAGATTCAGGAGGAGGTGATTTTTACGATAGAGTCTATGATGCTGCTAGACCTGAACTTTTTTTTAAGGCAACAGCCACGAGAGTTGTTGGTCATGGAGATGATGTAAGAATAAGAAAAGATTCTAAATGGAATGTGCCGGAGCCTGAGTTAACTCTTTTTACCAATTCTAAAGGTCAAATTCAAGGGTATACTATTGGTAACGACATGAGTTCTCGAGATATAGAGGGCGAAAATCCATTGTATCTTCCTCAAGCGAAAACATATGACAAAAGTGCTGCATTAGGCCCATGTATCTTAGTTCCTGATGAACCAATAGACCCAAGCACAGAGATTACCTTAGAGATAGTGAGAGGTAGTTCTGTTGTGTTTAAGCAAAGTATCGAAATCAACCAAATGAAGCGTGGTCACAAGGAATTGGTAGATTATCTTTTTGCGGAATGTTCTTTTCCAAATGGTTGTTTTTTAATGACAGGAACGGGGATTATCCCACCAGATGAGTTTACATTAGCTGTAAATGACATTGTGAATATTTATATTGAAGGAATAGGAAAACTTACGAATACCGTAAAAACGAAATGA
- a CDS encoding NADP-dependent aldehyde dehydrogenase, translated as MKITGSNIIGFSSSSEGTVAIQAVNPANGDVLGPLFYKATSDELELAVNVAKNAFEVYRKKSGKEKANFLEQIAAEIEALGDELIERYTAETGLPTGRAQGERGRTCGQLRLFASLLKDGSWVNATIDPAMPERQPLPRVDLRSMERPLGPVAVFGASNFPLAFSVAGGDTTSALAAGCPVVFKGHPAHLGTSELVGLAIQKAARETGMPDGVFSLLFDDGIEVGQELVVHHDIKAVGFTGSFKGGKSIFDAAMARPEPIPVYAEMGSTNPVFVLPKTLQEKGEEIAQNYLNSVTMGVGQFCTNPGIMMIQKDASFMDLLKEKSKSMTGGVMLTPKIQEAYLKGVAHAEQFTEVIGRGVKPEGNTAVQPTLLFADYRTYVDNPQLDEEVFGPTSLVVEGNNKDEMLEIARNLGGHLTATVHGSDEELTEYADLLEILEQKVGRLVINGFPTGVEVSHAMIHGGPYPSTTDSRSTSVGTQAITRFTRPVCFQSFPDSLLPDELKDANPLGIWRKMDGEMKK; from the coding sequence ATGAAAATAACTGGAAGTAATATCATCGGGTTTTCGAGCTCATCGGAAGGTACAGTAGCGATTCAGGCAGTAAACCCTGCAAATGGAGATGTACTAGGCCCATTATTTTATAAAGCAACATCCGACGAGCTAGAGTTGGCGGTAAATGTAGCAAAGAATGCCTTCGAGGTTTATCGAAAGAAATCGGGTAAAGAAAAGGCAAACTTTTTGGAACAAATAGCAGCTGAGATAGAAGCTCTGGGAGATGAACTAATAGAAAGATATACAGCAGAAACTGGTCTGCCAACGGGTCGAGCTCAAGGCGAACGAGGTAGGACTTGTGGACAATTGAGGCTTTTTGCAAGTTTATTAAAAGATGGAAGTTGGGTAAATGCAACGATTGATCCTGCTATGCCAGAAAGACAGCCTTTACCGAGAGTTGACTTGAGATCTATGGAGCGTCCGCTTGGGCCTGTGGCGGTTTTTGGTGCGAGTAATTTTCCCCTTGCTTTTTCAGTTGCTGGTGGAGATACTACTTCTGCTTTGGCTGCTGGTTGTCCAGTTGTGTTTAAAGGTCACCCTGCCCATTTGGGTACGTCGGAACTTGTAGGCTTAGCAATACAGAAAGCAGCAAGAGAAACGGGAATGCCGGATGGTGTTTTTAGTTTGCTATTTGATGATGGTATTGAGGTTGGTCAAGAGTTAGTGGTTCACCACGATATCAAGGCAGTTGGGTTTACAGGTTCTTTCAAAGGCGGTAAGTCTATCTTTGATGCGGCAATGGCTAGACCAGAACCTATTCCTGTATATGCAGAAATGGGAAGCACGAATCCAGTATTTGTTTTGCCAAAAACATTACAAGAGAAAGGCGAAGAAATTGCACAGAACTATTTAAACTCGGTAACAATGGGTGTAGGTCAGTTTTGTACAAACCCGGGAATCATGATGATTCAAAAGGACGCCAGCTTTATGGATCTGTTAAAAGAGAAGTCCAAATCAATGACTGGTGGTGTAATGCTCACTCCCAAAATTCAAGAAGCGTATCTTAAGGGTGTTGCCCATGCCGAACAATTTACTGAAGTGATAGGACGTGGAGTGAAACCTGAAGGTAACACAGCAGTTCAGCCAACTTTGCTTTTCGCAGATTACAGAACATATGTAGACAATCCTCAACTAGATGAAGAGGTTTTTGGTCCAACAAGTTTAGTTGTTGAAGGCAACAACAAAGATGAAATGCTTGAAATAGCGAGAAATCTTGGTGGTCATTTAACAGCTACGGTTCATGGCAGTGACGAAGAGCTAACTGAATATGCCGACCTACTTGAGATTTTGGAACAAAAAGTTGGAAGACTGGTGATTAATGGATTCCCTACTGGAGTAGAAGTGTCTCATGCAATGATTCATGGTGGACCTTATCCATCTACTACAGATAGTCGCAGCACGTCTGTGGGAACTCAAGCAATAACAAGATTTACTCGTCCAGTATGTTTCCAAAGTTTCCCTGATAGCCTTTTGCCAGATGAATTGAAGGATGCTAATCCTTTAGGCATTTGGAGGAAGATGGATGGTGAAATGAAGAAGTAA
- a CDS encoding L-fucose dehydrogenase: MNLNLNEKVIIVTGGAKGIGEGIVSQLALEGAFPVIVGRSEKDNLLALEKLNAAGGYGIHVVAELSKPEECKRAVDEVVSHFGKINGLVNNAGLNDGVSLENGTYEGFMQSIHNNLTHYYLMAQHALPELKKSKGSIVNITSKTAETGQGGTSGYAAANGGRNALTREWAVELLPYSIRVNAVVVAESWTPMYENWIKTLPNPEETLEEIKNRIPLENRMTTVEEIGNMVVFLLSKRSSHTTGQIIHVDGGYVHLDRALLKKS; this comes from the coding sequence ATGAATCTTAATCTGAACGAAAAAGTAATAATTGTAACTGGTGGTGCTAAAGGGATAGGAGAAGGCATAGTCTCTCAGTTGGCCCTTGAAGGTGCGTTCCCTGTCATAGTTGGCCGCAGTGAAAAAGATAACCTATTGGCATTGGAAAAGCTAAATGCTGCTGGTGGTTATGGAATTCATGTAGTTGCAGAGTTATCCAAGCCAGAAGAGTGTAAAAGGGCTGTTGACGAAGTTGTTAGTCACTTTGGTAAAATAAATGGTCTTGTAAACAACGCTGGTCTTAATGACGGTGTAAGTCTTGAAAACGGTACCTACGAAGGATTTATGCAGTCAATTCATAATAACTTAACTCATTATTACCTCATGGCACAACATGCATTGCCTGAGTTGAAAAAGAGCAAAGGTAGTATTGTGAATATAACTTCCAAAACAGCAGAAACTGGTCAAGGTGGTACATCGGGTTATGCAGCTGCCAATGGAGGAAGAAATGCACTTACCAGAGAATGGGCGGTGGAATTGTTACCTTATAGCATTAGGGTTAATGCAGTTGTAGTGGCTGAGAGTTGGACACCGATGTATGAAAATTGGATTAAAACTTTACCAAACCCAGAAGAAACTTTAGAAGAAATTAAAAATAGAATTCCTCTCGAAAACAGAATGACAACTGTTGAGGAAATTGGAAATATGGTAGTTTTCTTACTATCAAAACGCTCTAGTCACACGACAGGTCAAATTATCCATGTAGATGGTGGATATGTGCACTTGGATAGAGCATTATTGAAAAAATCGTAA
- a CDS encoding 2-isopropylmalate synthase, whose product MSHKIQIFDTTLRDGEQVPGCQLNIDEKVMIAQKLDELGVDVIEAGFPVSSPGDFKSVVAVAAVIKNATVCGLTRAVQNDIDVAAEALKGAKRPRIHTGIGSSDIHIKYKFNSNRDEILERAIQAVKYAKKFVEDVEFYAEDAGRADLEFLARLSEAVIKAGATVVNIPDTTGYLLPTTMFDRVNYLMNNVPNIDKAIFSMHNHNDLGMATANTIAGVQAGARQVEVTMNGIGERAGNTSLEEVVMTLKVHKELDCYTNIRTEMLNPLSRIVAETMRMPVQANKAIVGRNAFAHSSGIHQDGFLKHSENYEIMTPQEVGLHKSDIVLTARSGRHALKHRLQKLGFELDKETIDFTYDKFLELADRIKEVNDKDLSVLMKEMQIGI is encoded by the coding sequence ATGAGTCATAAAATTCAAATATTCGATACCACATTAAGAGATGGAGAGCAAGTACCAGGATGTCAACTAAACATTGACGAAAAAGTAATGATTGCTCAAAAACTCGACGAACTCGGAGTTGATGTGATAGAAGCGGGTTTTCCAGTATCTAGCCCAGGTGATTTTAAGTCAGTTGTTGCGGTTGCTGCAGTTATTAAAAACGCCACCGTATGCGGCCTCACAAGAGCAGTACAAAATGACATTGATGTTGCAGCCGAAGCACTAAAAGGTGCAAAACGACCTAGAATCCATACGGGTATAGGCTCTTCAGATATTCATATCAAATACAAATTCAATAGTAATAGGGACGAAATTCTAGAAAGAGCGATACAAGCAGTAAAATATGCTAAAAAGTTTGTAGAGGACGTAGAGTTTTATGCTGAAGATGCTGGAAGAGCTGACCTAGAGTTTTTGGCAAGGCTGAGCGAGGCTGTAATTAAAGCCGGAGCAACTGTTGTAAACATACCAGACACAACTGGGTACTTGTTACCTACAACGATGTTTGATCGTGTAAATTACTTGATGAACAACGTCCCCAACATCGACAAAGCAATATTTTCGATGCATAACCATAATGACCTTGGTATGGCTACAGCAAATACAATTGCTGGTGTACAAGCTGGTGCTAGGCAAGTGGAGGTTACCATGAATGGTATAGGAGAAAGAGCAGGGAATACGTCCCTTGAAGAAGTTGTTATGACCCTTAAAGTTCACAAAGAGCTTGACTGCTACACCAATATAAGAACTGAAATGTTAAACCCACTAAGCAGAATCGTTGCCGAAACAATGAGAATGCCAGTTCAGGCAAACAAAGCTATTGTGGGTAGAAATGCATTTGCACATTCTTCAGGGATTCACCAAGATGGATTCTTGAAACATAGTGAAAACTATGAGATCATGACTCCTCAAGAAGTTGGACTTCATAAGTCTGACATTGTTCTTACAGCCAGAAGTGGACGCCATGCACTTAAGCATAGGTTACAAAAATTGGGTTTTGAACTAGATAAAGAAACGATTGACTTTACCTACGATAAATTCTTAGAACTTGCAGATCGCATCAAAGAAGTCAACGATAAAGACTTATCTGTTTTGATGAAAGAAATGCAAATTGGAATATAA